Proteins from one Dermacentor variabilis isolate Ectoservices chromosome 1, ASM5094787v1, whole genome shotgun sequence genomic window:
- the LOC142588438 gene encoding uncharacterized protein LOC142588438: protein MRTMLVAFFVSALVGVSLAGLVGHGGGYGGGFGGGYGGGLVALGGYGGGGYGGGGYGGGYGKSLPGPSFLIKSVHHVSKVSHGGPILANYDLGVAYGGGYGGGYGGGFGGGYGGFGGYGFGGLGYGHKG, encoded by the exons ATGAGGACCATG CTGGTTGCCTTCTTCGTGAGCGCCCTGGTCGGCGTCTCCCTGGCCGGTCTTGTCGGACACGGCGGTGGCTACGGTGGCGGCTTCGGCGGAGGCTACGGCGGAGGACTCGTTGCTCTTGGTGGATACGGTGGCGGAGGATACGGTGGCGGAGGATACGGTGGAGGCTATGGCAAATCCCTTCCCGGGCCATCCTTCCTCATTAAGAGTGTGCACCACGTGAGCAAGGTCAGCCATGGAGGACCCATCCTGGCCAACTACGACCTCGGAGTCGCCTACGGTGGTGGATACGGCGGAGGTTACGGAGGGGGCTTCGGAGGCGGTTATGGAGGTTTCGGCGGTTATGGATTCGGCGGTCTCGGATACGGCCACAAGGGTTAA